A window of the Natronomonas salina genome harbors these coding sequences:
- a CDS encoding amino acid ABC transporter permease, with protein sequence MDPVPLQSADWQFIFDNAEYLLFGTVVTILLTLSSLTLGFLAGFPAGAIEVYGSGWLRDLVSTVGVLLRGTPIVVLIFLFHFGLPIPRLWTVEVLDQELFQLGVFVSATLALGLRSGAYQAQVFRGAIQSIGEGQMEAARSVGLSKLQAIRHIVFPQAIRRSVPGFQNEFTIVLKDTSVAFAIGLAELLTRAENLYLQPGRDTAAVEVILAISAIYFVLTFATNRALDHLEDVYAVPGGTE encoded by the coding sequence ATGGATCCCGTCCCGCTGCAGTCGGCCGACTGGCAGTTCATCTTCGACAACGCCGAGTACCTGCTGTTCGGGACGGTCGTCACCATCCTGCTGACGCTCTCGAGCCTCACCCTCGGCTTCCTCGCCGGCTTCCCGGCCGGCGCGATCGAGGTGTACGGCTCGGGCTGGCTGCGCGACCTCGTCAGCACCGTCGGCGTGCTCCTGCGCGGAACGCCGATCGTGGTCCTGATCTTCCTGTTCCACTTCGGGCTCCCGATCCCGCGGCTGTGGACGGTCGAGGTGCTCGACCAGGAGCTCTTCCAGCTGGGGGTGTTCGTCTCGGCGACGCTGGCGCTCGGGTTGCGCAGCGGCGCCTACCAGGCGCAGGTGTTCCGCGGCGCCATCCAGTCCATCGGCGAGGGCCAGATGGAGGCCGCCCGCTCGGTCGGGCTGAGCAAGCTGCAGGCCATCCGCCACATCGTCTTCCCGCAGGCGATCCGGCGCTCCGTGCCGGGCTTCCAGAACGAGTTCACCATCGTCCTCAAGGACACGAGCGTCGCCTTCGCCATCGGACTGGCGGAGCTGCTCACCCGCGCCGAGAACCTCTACCTCCAGCCCGGCCGCGACACTGCGGCCGTGGAGGTCATCCTCGCGATCAGCGCGATCTACTTCGTGCTCACCTTCGCGACGAACCGCGCGCTCGACCACCTCGAGGACGTCTATGCCGTCCCAGGAGGAACCGAATGA
- a CDS encoding basic amino acid ABC transporter substrate-binding protein translates to MTSESDMNRRAYLATVGAAGVTGVAGCLGGNGDGDGTGNGNGNESGNGDGDGTEVIVPGTASGFPPFEYTENGELVGFDIELAEEVITRAGYEVGDWVDIEFESLTPSLLNEELDLVAAAMTINEERAQQIAFTDPYYEANQAVLVPSGGDFQPEAESDLEGRVVGAQSSTTGEDEVDRLIEEGVVDEGDYRQYDNYTLAVQDLENGNVDAIVIDIPVANNFSDSRDVEVAFTIETGEEYGLGMRQDDDRIQDVNDALAEVQEDGTYEELVSKYFDQSDE, encoded by the coding sequence ATGACGAGTGAATCCGACATGAACCGTCGCGCCTACCTCGCGACGGTCGGCGCCGCAGGGGTTACGGGTGTCGCCGGCTGTCTCGGCGGCAACGGCGACGGGGACGGTACCGGGAACGGGAACGGGAACGAGAGCGGCAACGGGGACGGCGACGGCACCGAGGTCATCGTCCCGGGGACCGCGTCCGGCTTCCCCCCGTTCGAGTACACCGAGAACGGCGAACTGGTCGGATTCGACATCGAGCTCGCCGAGGAGGTCATCACTCGCGCCGGCTACGAGGTCGGCGACTGGGTCGACATCGAGTTCGAGTCCCTCACACCGTCGCTGCTCAACGAGGAGCTCGACCTCGTCGCAGCCGCGATGACGATCAACGAGGAGCGCGCCCAGCAGATCGCCTTCACCGACCCCTACTACGAGGCCAACCAGGCCGTGCTGGTCCCGTCGGGCGGCGACTTCCAGCCCGAGGCGGAGTCCGACCTCGAGGGCCGTGTCGTCGGCGCCCAGTCGAGCACCACCGGCGAGGACGAGGTCGATCGCCTCATCGAGGAGGGCGTCGTCGACGAGGGCGACTACCGCCAGTACGACAACTACACGCTCGCGGTCCAGGACCTCGAGAACGGGAACGTCGACGCCATCGTCATCGACATCCCGGTCGCCAACAACTTCTCTGACAGCCGGGACGTCGAGGTCGCCTTCACCATCGAGACCGGCGAGGAGTACGGCCTGGGCATGCGGCAGGACGACGACCGAATCCAGGACGTCAACGACGCGCTCGCCGAGGTCCAGGAGGACGGCACCTACGAGGAGCTCGTCTCGAAGTACTTCGACCAGTCCGACGAGTAA
- a CDS encoding ABC transporter substrate-binding protein, whose translation MARDFDVDRRTYLATVGAAGVAGLAGCPGDGGNGNDDDTGTDDGTGTPDDGGPSGEDVIRLATAGDFPPFATLEEGALVGVDVDLAETVVERAGYEIGTWADIRFEALVQELNADQFDLVAAAMSTSLGREEEVAFSAPYYETDQAVLVRSSGEQPADESDLEGLFVGAQAATTSEAEVERLIEEEVLTEDDYRPFVDFTNAVEALSDETLDAVVADLTVGEAVTDGVDLEVAFIIETGEEYALAMRTDDDRLEDVDAALSEMMDDGTFEELVAEYLGENGETGQNNETNGSNQTTENNETNGNNQSTEINE comes from the coding sequence ATGGCCAGAGACTTCGACGTCGACCGTCGCACCTATCTCGCGACGGTCGGCGCGGCGGGGGTCGCGGGACTCGCCGGCTGCCCGGGCGACGGGGGGAACGGGAACGACGACGACACGGGGACCGACGACGGGACCGGGACCCCCGACGACGGCGGGCCGAGCGGCGAGGACGTCATCCGCCTCGCGACCGCCGGGGATTTCCCCCCGTTCGCGACGCTCGAGGAGGGCGCGCTCGTCGGCGTCGACGTCGACCTCGCGGAGACGGTCGTCGAGCGCGCCGGCTACGAGATCGGCACTTGGGCAGACATCCGCTTCGAGGCGCTCGTCCAGGAGCTGAACGCCGACCAGTTCGACCTGGTCGCCGCCGCGATGTCGACCAGCCTCGGCCGCGAGGAGGAGGTCGCCTTCTCGGCGCCGTACTACGAGACCGACCAGGCGGTCCTGGTCCGTTCGAGCGGGGAGCAACCCGCAGACGAGTCCGACCTCGAGGGGCTGTTCGTCGGCGCACAGGCCGCCACGACGAGCGAGGCCGAGGTCGAGCGCCTCATCGAGGAGGAGGTCCTCACCGAGGACGACTACCGGCCGTTCGTCGACTTCACGAACGCCGTCGAGGCCCTCTCCGACGAGACCCTCGACGCCGTCGTCGCCGACCTCACCGTCGGCGAGGCCGTGACCGACGGGGTCGACCTCGAGGTCGCGTTCATCATCGAGACCGGCGAGGAATACGCGCTGGCGATGCGTACCGACGACGACCGCCTCGAGGACGTCGACGCGGCCCTCTCGGAGATGATGGACGACGGCACCTTCGAGGAGCTCGTCGCCGAGTACCTCGGCGAGAACGGCGAAACAGGCCAGAACAACGAAACTAACGGGAGCAACCAAACCACCGAGAACAACGAAACTAACGGGAACAACCAATCCACCGAGATCAACGAGTAG
- a CDS encoding NADP-dependent malic enzyme: MGLDEDSLEYHRIDPPGKLEISTTKPTNTQRDLSLAYSPGVAAPCNEIAENPDDAFTYTTKGNMVGVVSNGSAVLGLGDIGAQASKPVMEGKGVLFKRFADIDVFDIELDQDDPKDIITTVRAMEPTFGGINLEDIKAPECFEIEETLREEMDIPVFHDDQHGTAIISGAALLNAAEIAGKDLDELEVVFSGAGASALASARFYVSLGVDRDNVTMCDSSGIITQERADSGDVNEFKKEFAQDVPEGGLDDAMEGADVFVGLSIGGLVDQDMVRSMADDPIIFAMANPDPEIPYEEAKEARDDTVIMATGRSDYPNQVNNVLGFPFIFRGALDVRATEINEDMKVAAAEALADLAKQDVPDAVVKAYGDQPLQFGSEYIIPKPLDPRVLFEVAPAVAQAAMTSGAARKNIDLQDYVERLEARLGKSREMMRVVLNKAKSDPKRLVLAEGDDEKMVRAAYQLVDQGIAEPVLIGDREEIWEHAERLGLDFDPEIVDPEEGNLDPYAERLYELRQRKGITRREADEMIEDGNYLGSVMVEMGDADAMLTGLMHHYPSALRPPLQVIGTDEDAEYAAGVYMLTFKNNVVFLADATVNQAPDENVLAEVTRQTANLARRFNIDPRAALLSYSDFGSVRNEGTRKPREAARMLREDPEVDFPVDGEMQADTAVVEEMLEGTYSFSELDEPANVLVFPNLEASNIAYKLLQRLGGAEAIGPMLVGMDQPVHVLQRGDEVKDIVNLAGVAVVDAQSNGY, translated from the coding sequence ATGGGACTAGACGAGGACTCACTCGAGTACCACCGGATCGACCCGCCGGGGAAGCTCGAGATCTCCACCACGAAGCCGACCAACACGCAGCGGGACCTCTCGCTGGCGTACTCGCCGGGCGTCGCGGCGCCGTGCAACGAGATCGCCGAGAACCCGGACGACGCGTTCACCTACACGACGAAGGGGAACATGGTGGGCGTCGTCTCCAACGGCAGTGCGGTCCTCGGCCTCGGCGACATCGGCGCGCAGGCATCCAAGCCCGTCATGGAGGGCAAGGGGGTGCTGTTCAAGCGCTTCGCCGACATCGACGTCTTCGACATCGAACTCGACCAGGACGACCCGAAGGACATCATCACCACCGTGCGGGCCATGGAGCCGACGTTCGGGGGCATCAACCTCGAGGACATCAAGGCCCCCGAGTGCTTCGAGATCGAGGAGACGCTCCGCGAGGAGATGGACATCCCCGTCTTCCACGACGACCAGCACGGCACCGCCATCATCTCCGGGGCCGCCCTACTGAACGCCGCCGAGATCGCCGGCAAGGACCTCGACGAACTCGAGGTCGTCTTCTCCGGGGCCGGCGCCTCCGCGCTCGCCTCCGCCCGCTTCTACGTCTCGCTGGGCGTCGACCGCGACAACGTCACGATGTGTGACTCATCGGGCATCATCACCCAGGAGCGCGCCGACAGCGGCGACGTCAACGAGTTCAAGAAGGAGTTCGCACAGGACGTCCCCGAGGGCGGCCTCGACGACGCCATGGAGGGCGCCGACGTCTTCGTCGGCCTCTCCATCGGCGGCCTCGTCGACCAGGATATGGTCCGATCGATGGCCGACGACCCCATCATCTTCGCGATGGCCAACCCCGACCCCGAGATCCCCTACGAGGAGGCGAAGGAAGCACGCGACGACACGGTCATCATGGCCACGGGGCGCTCCGACTACCCGAACCAGGTCAACAACGTCCTCGGGTTCCCGTTCATCTTCCGCGGCGCCCTCGACGTCCGCGCCACCGAGATCAACGAGGACATGAAGGTCGCCGCGGCGGAGGCCCTCGCCGACCTCGCCAAGCAGGACGTCCCCGACGCGGTCGTGAAGGCCTACGGCGACCAGCCCCTGCAGTTCGGCTCCGAGTACATCATCCCGAAGCCGCTGGACCCCCGCGTCCTCTTCGAGGTCGCGCCCGCGGTCGCACAGGCCGCGATGACCAGCGGCGCCGCACGGAAGAATATCGACCTCCAGGATTACGTCGAGCGGCTGGAGGCCCGCCTCGGGAAATCCCGAGAGATGATGCGGGTCGTCCTCAACAAGGCCAAGAGCGACCCCAAGCGCCTCGTCCTCGCGGAGGGCGACGACGAGAAGATGGTGCGGGCCGCCTACCAGCTCGTCGACCAGGGCATCGCCGAGCCGGTGCTCATCGGCGACCGCGAGGAGATCTGGGAGCACGCCGAGCGGCTCGGCCTCGACTTCGACCCCGAGATCGTCGACCCCGAGGAGGGGAACCTCGACCCCTACGCCGAGCGGCTCTACGAGCTCCGCCAGCGGAAGGGCATCACCCGACGCGAGGCCGACGAGATGATCGAGGACGGCAACTACCTCGGCAGCGTGATGGTCGAGATGGGCGACGCCGACGCGATGCTGACCGGCCTCATGCACCACTACCCCTCCGCGCTGCGCCCGCCGCTGCAGGTCATCGGCACCGACGAGGACGCCGAGTACGCCGCCGGCGTCTACATGCTCACGTTCAAGAACAACGTCGTCTTCCTCGCCGACGCCACCGTCAACCAGGCGCCCGACGAGAACGTCCTCGCCGAAGTGACGCGCCAGACGGCGAACCTCGCCCGCCGGTTCAACATCGACCCCCGCGCGGCGCTGCTGTCGTACTCCGACTTCGGCAGCGTCCGCAACGAGGGGACGCGGAAGCCGCGTGAGGCCGCCCGGATGCTCAGAGAGGACCCCGAAGTCGACTTCCCGGTCGACGGCGAGATGCAGGCCGACACCGCCGTCGTCGAGGAGATGCTCGAGGGGACCTACAGCTTCTCGGAGCTCGACGAGCCGGCGAACGTGCTGGTCTTCCCGAACCTGGAGGCCAGCAACATCGCCTACAAGCTCCTCCAGCGGCTCGGCGGCGCCGAGGCCATCGGCCCCATGCTCGTCGGCATGGACCAGCCCGTGCACGTCCTCCAGCGCGGCGACGAGGTCAAGGACATCGTCAATCTCGCGGGCGTCGCGGTCGTCGACGCCCAGTCGAACGGTTACTGA